One Patescibacteria group bacterium genomic window, TATAGTCGCCGCCAAAGAAGATTCGGAAGATAAGAACCTCGCCTTCGGCGAGAACCTTGATTCGCTAAGGTATGAATATATATTCTTAAATTAAAATATTGTGTGACAGAAGAATCCGAACTCCGTTCGGATTCTTTGTTTTTCTTGGGGTGTTAATAAATCCCCTTGACAACAGTTTTGGTTGATATATCATATTTACAATATTTAAAAAAGGTTGTTATTTTCTTTTTATTAATATAAATTCGGATGGGCGCCCGCCTGCCAGTCGCTACCGCTCCAGGCGATTGCGGTCAGGCATTCGTAGTGCGCTATTCGTATGCAATAAAATGTCGCAGAAAATACCAAACCTTCTTTATTCAAATGAATATAATGAATTAAATGAAATAGATGGGTGGGATGAAGAGGATGAAGAAGCCAAAACAGTTGGGGTAGAGGAAGAAGATAAAGAAGAACTTGAGTATGACGAAGAAGAAGATTAAAAAAACGCCTTCTCGGCGTTTTTTTAATTGGCTTTAATCTTTTGACAAATCCGCAAAATATGCTAACATTCAGTTATAGTTCTTTGTAACAGTTATAGCTCTTTGTAAATTTTGATGAGAGGAGAAGAAAAATGTTAAAGATTGCAGGAATCGTAACAGCAGGTATAGTATTTTTATTAATGGTTGGGCACGCAATATATTGGACAATAAAAAGGGAATGGTCATCGGCCTCTTTTAGTAAATACTACTGGTGTCTGATAATAGGATTGAGCAGTGTTGCCGCTGTAATTTCTATTGTAACCGCTATCCGGAAAGAAACTCCTATTTGGATTCCGGTTCTGTTGTGTATTGTTATTTTCATAATAGTTAAACAGTGGAGAAAAACTTAAAAAGAAAATAAAAGAAAGGAGCAAAATAATGGAGATTAAAGAATTAAAAACAACAGATTTAGATCCTGAGAAATTTATCGCTGAGAAAGAGAAAGAAATTTCTTCAGGCGTTGGAGATGAAATGGCTATCAATGCTTTGTCTGGTGGTGTGGATTCTTCAACTGTAACGATGTTGGGTCACAGGGCCCTGGGGGATAAGCTCAGAACATGTTTTATTGACAATGGATTGATGAGAGAAAATGAGCCGCAAGAGGTTGTTTCATTGTTTGGAAAATTAGGGGTTAAGGTAGTAGTCGTTGACGCTCACGAAAAATTCTTTCAGGCCCTAAAAGGGATAACAGACCCTGAAGAAAAAAGAGAGGCAGTTCGTCGAACATTCTATAAAGATGTTTTTGGGGAGCTTGTCAAAGAAAGCGGGGCAAAGTGTCTCTTACAGGGGACTATTTTTACTGATATTGAAGAGACAGTTGCTGGAATAAAGAGACAGCACAATATCTTTGAGCAATTAGGTATTGATCCTAAGGAAGCTTTTGGCTACCAAATTATAGAGCCCTTACGGCAACTTCGGAAAGACGGAGTGAGAATAGTAGCCGAATCTTTGGGATTGCCTGAATCAGTGTATAACAAAATGCCGTTCCCAGGACCGGGTTTAGCTACCAGAGTAATCGGAGAAGTAACCCTTGAAAAGATAAAAATCGTAAGGAAGGCAACTGCGATTACTG contains:
- a CDS encoding ExsB family transcriptional regulator: MEIKELKTTDLDPEKFIAEKEKEISSGVGDEMAINALSGGVDSSTVTMLGHRALGDKLRTCFIDNGLMRENEPQEVVSLFGKLGVKVVVVDAHEKFFQALKGITDPEEKREAVRRTFYKDVFGELVKESGAKCLLQGTIFTDIEETVAGIKRQHNIFEQLGIDPKEAFGYQIIEPLRQLRKDGVRIVAESLGLPESVYNKMPFPGPGLATRVIGEVTLEKIKIVRKATAITEQELALTGAFQYMAILHQDRVTGIRDGKREFGLQIEIRCWNSIDATVAGPTKVPDRALENLVNRIINEIPEVVSITYNITPKPPSTMEAI